In Desulfuribacillus stibiiarsenatis, one genomic interval encodes:
- a CDS encoding metal-dependent transcriptional regulator codes for MSNSESMEMYLETIHLLEKNYGHARSVEIAERLGVSKPSVTKAMNSLKDKGLVNKEAYGTITLTKKGKQLSEKIYTNHRLLSLFFEHSLELTAQEADENACRIEHVLSDEMLEAIKGYLRKNNIKD; via the coding sequence ATGAGTAACAGTGAATCTATGGAAATGTATTTAGAAACCATTCATTTACTAGAAAAAAACTACGGTCATGCCCGAAGTGTAGAAATTGCAGAGCGTCTAGGTGTGTCAAAGCCGAGTGTAACAAAGGCGATGAATTCTCTTAAAGACAAAGGATTAGTCAATAAGGAAGCCTACGGAACGATCACATTAACAAAAAAGGGTAAACAGCTCTCCGAGAAAATATATACGAATCATCGATTGTTATCACTTTTTTTTGAACATTCTCTTGAGCTAACAGCGCAAGAAGCGGATGAGAACGCATGTAGAATAGAGCATGTGTTAAGTGATGAGATGCTAGAAGCTATCAAAGGATACTTACGAAAAAACAATATAAAAGATTGA
- the feoB gene encoding ferrous iron transporter B, producing MKVALAGNPNSGKTTLFNALTGKAEQVGNWAGVTVDKKEGEIKKNLNTSNVQITAVDLPGAYSMSPFTSEESITSSFVKNENPDAIINIVDSTNLSRSLFFTTQLLELGIPVVVALNKSDLTKKRQTAIDVNQLSELLGCPVIETVSTNGTDNGLETLISKVVEVKGQTQTAPFNSKGVNMSDKKSVDEFDKKRYDFVKGIVAKVEDRKVISNVQTKQDVADRILAHKWLGIPIFALVIYAVFSISQTHLGPLFADTLVGWIDEVYAWAEGMLGEDVSPVLTAILLDGIIGGVGAVLGFLPLIMVLFFLLALLEDCGYMARVAVVMDRFFKKVGLSGRSIIPMIIGTGCGIPGIMATRTIKNERQRRTTAMLTPFMPCGAKLPVIALFAAVFFEDAAWVGTSMYFLGIAIIILGALIVVRITGETHVKSFFIMELPEYRIPSLKRAVITMLSRGKAFIIKAGTIILLTNAVVHLMQTFNWQFEVVSEGVESSSILASIASPFAILLIPLGFGVWQLAAAAITGFIAKENVVGTLAVVYGITNFIDTEEFVLLSGGESVASVMGLTSVAALAYLMFNLFTPPCFAAIGAMNSEMENRKWLWGGVAFQFGMGYVVAFMTYQLGTLVTTGALGVGFLPGLIAVGGIIGTVVYLMIKGNEKADQSIGISA from the coding sequence ATGAAAGTAGCGTTAGCAGGAAACCCGAATAGCGGTAAAACAACGTTATTCAATGCACTAACAGGGAAAGCAGAACAAGTAGGGAACTGGGCTGGTGTAACAGTTGATAAAAAAGAAGGCGAGATTAAGAAAAATCTTAATACTTCCAATGTCCAGATTACAGCAGTAGACCTTCCAGGGGCATATTCAATGTCTCCGTTCACTTCTGAGGAAAGCATTACTAGTAGTTTCGTGAAAAATGAGAATCCAGATGCTATTATTAATATTGTGGATTCTACCAATTTAAGTAGAAGCTTATTTTTCACCACTCAACTTCTTGAATTAGGAATACCAGTTGTTGTCGCATTAAATAAGAGTGACTTAACGAAGAAGAGGCAAACTGCTATAGATGTAAATCAGTTATCTGAATTATTGGGTTGTCCTGTTATTGAAACTGTATCAACCAATGGAACTGACAATGGTTTAGAAACACTTATATCTAAAGTAGTAGAGGTAAAAGGTCAGACTCAAACGGCGCCTTTTAATAGCAAAGGTGTGAATATGTCAGACAAAAAATCTGTGGATGAATTTGATAAAAAACGTTATGACTTTGTCAAAGGCATTGTTGCAAAAGTAGAGGATCGAAAAGTAATTAGTAATGTTCAAACGAAGCAGGATGTTGCTGATAGAATATTAGCCCATAAATGGCTGGGCATTCCAATCTTTGCATTAGTAATCTATGCAGTCTTCTCAATTTCACAGACGCATCTAGGACCACTTTTTGCAGATACGCTTGTTGGTTGGATTGATGAAGTATATGCTTGGGCAGAAGGAATGCTTGGTGAAGATGTATCACCGGTACTTACTGCAATCTTATTAGATGGTATTATTGGCGGTGTTGGAGCTGTTCTTGGCTTCTTACCACTTATCATGGTATTATTTTTCTTATTAGCATTATTAGAAGATTGCGGTTATATGGCTCGTGTTGCTGTTGTTATGGATCGTTTCTTCAAAAAAGTGGGACTATCAGGTAGATCAATTATCCCTATGATTATTGGTACTGGTTGTGGTATTCCAGGCATTATGGCAACGAGAACAATTAAAAATGAAAGACAAAGAAGAACAACTGCAATGTTAACACCTTTTATGCCATGTGGTGCAAAGCTACCTGTAATCGCACTATTTGCAGCAGTATTCTTCGAAGATGCTGCGTGGGTAGGAACGAGTATGTACTTCTTGGGGATTGCTATTATTATTCTAGGGGCTCTCATAGTAGTTAGAATCACTGGTGAAACGCATGTGAAATCATTCTTTATTATGGAATTACCAGAATATAGAATACCAAGTCTTAAAAGAGCTGTAATCACGATGCTTTCAAGAGGTAAAGCCTTTATTATCAAGGCTGGTACAATCATCCTTCTAACGAATGCAGTAGTGCATCTAATGCAAACGTTCAACTGGCAATTTGAAGTTGTCAGTGAAGGTGTAGAAAGCTCAAGCATTCTAGCAAGTATTGCATCACCATTTGCTATTTTATTAATACCATTAGGTTTTGGAGTATGGCAATTAGCTGCAGCAGCGATTACTGGCTTTATTGCAAAAGAAAACGTAGTTGGTACATTAGCAGTAGTATACGGAATCACGAACTTTATTGATACTGAAGAATTCGTTCTATTATCTGGTGGAGAAAGTGTTGCGAGTGTTATGGGATTAACTTCAGTAGCAGCACTTGCGTACTTAATGTTTAACTTGTTTACACCACCGTGCTTTGCCGCTATTGGTGCTATGAACTCTGAGATGGAGAATAGAAAGTGGTTATGGGGTGGCGTTGCGTTCCAATTCGGTATGGGTTATGTCGTAGCGTTCATGACGTATCAGCTAGGAACTTTGGTAACAACAGGTGCTTTAGGTGTTGGCTTCTTACCAGGCTTAATTGCTGTAGGAGGAATCATCGGTACTGTTGTATATCTTATGATAAAAGGTAACGAAAAGGCAGATCAATCAATAGGCATAAGTGCTTAG
- a CDS encoding FeoA family protein, translated as MNLEQGRLNTEYIIKGIKTHDEELKSFLFTLGCYEGEPVTIISILSENYVISIKDARYSIDRDLAEAIII; from the coding sequence ATGAATCTTGAGCAGGGAAGGCTTAACACAGAATATATTATTAAAGGGATTAAGACACATGATGAAGAGCTTAAGAGTTTCTTGTTTACGCTTGGATGTTACGAAGGAGAACCAGTAACTATAATCTCTATTCTTTCTGAGAATTATGTCATTTCAATAAAGGATGCAAGATATAGTATTGATAGAGATTTGGCTGAAGCTATTATTATTTAA
- a CDS encoding gluconate 2-dehydrogenase subunit 3 family protein: MSTETRKKSHYSTYHVMEHQEFWDPHTQEIVKGRIEFNYTAKALSTLQMEKLKKICRLLVDDNNDEVMEYVLQHIDHTLASECPEAQREDGIPTIKTLLLDGLDHLDAISQQYNYLEFLQSNEASQHATLQEVSNGTGPLQEQWPAKVRKAFFKKLLSLTVDAYYSHPNIWSEIGYGGPAYPRGYYRTNKGQLDPWEPKPDIIIPKS, encoded by the coding sequence ATGTCTACAGAAACACGGAAAAAATCGCACTATTCTACATATCACGTGATGGAACATCAGGAGTTCTGGGACCCGCATACTCAGGAAATTGTTAAGGGTCGAATAGAGTTCAACTATACCGCCAAGGCCTTAAGTACTTTACAAATGGAAAAATTAAAAAAAATATGTCGTCTCCTAGTAGATGACAATAACGATGAAGTAATGGAGTATGTACTCCAACATATAGATCATACCCTCGCGTCAGAATGTCCAGAAGCACAAAGGGAAGACGGAATTCCTACTATTAAAACGTTACTACTCGATGGCTTAGATCATCTCGATGCCATATCACAGCAATATAATTATCTAGAATTTCTGCAATCCAATGAAGCATCCCAACATGCTACCTTACAAGAAGTCAGTAACGGTACAGGACCTTTACAGGAACAATGGCCAGCCAAAGTTCGGAAAGCCTTCTTCAAAAAACTACTGAGTTTGACAGTCGATGCCTATTACTCTCACCCAAACATTTGGTCTGAAATTGGTTACGGTGGTCCTGCGTATCCACGTGGATATTATCGGACGAATAAAGGGCAACTCGATCCATGGGAACCAAAGCCAGACATCATTATTCCTAAATCATAG
- a CDS encoding zinc ribbon domain-containing protein: MPIFDLQCKDCKHEYQVRASYEERQNAKCPACGSEKKAPVFKANVKGPVSSSGIKDTGCSTCPGSSNFG, encoded by the coding sequence ATGCCGATTTTTGATTTACAGTGTAAAGATTGTAAGCATGAGTATCAAGTTCGTGCTTCCTACGAAGAAAGACAGAACGCAAAATGTCCAGCATGTGGGAGTGAGAAGAAGGCTCCTGTGTTCAAGGCAAATGTTAAAGGACCTGTAAGTTCCAGTGGTATTAAAGATACAGGTTGTTCCACCTGTCCAGGCTCTTCGAACTTTGGTTGA